Below is a window of Deinococcus multiflagellatus DNA.
GGCCGGCGCACGCACCCACCACAGACTGCTGGTTTTCTGTATCCCGGCAATGATGCCAATGACCAGCCCAATGGCGCCGCTGACCAGCGTGAGCTGCAGCGTCATGCGCGCGCCTTCCACGAACAAATCGGCGCGGGGACCAATGGGCTCGGGCATCTGGCGCAGGATCAGGGTGATCAGGAAAAACAACGCCAGGAAAGAAGCCGCCGCCAGGGCGGCCCAGCCCAGCAACGCCGCGCCGCCCAGCGGCTTTGGACGGGCGGTGGTCATAGGGCCTTCTTCTGGGGCGTGGGCCGCCAGCACAGTGCTTGATCTTGCATTTGCAGGATGATACAGGGCAAAACGCCCAGGAACGGCCCGCCCCTGTAACCGACCCTCCGAGAGCAGCGATAAAGACAGGTCGTTCGGAGGCTGGACGCCAGAGAGTCTCCCGGGAGCACGCTGATGCCACGGTTGACCGCAGAGGGGATGAGGGGTTTGTTCCCTCATCCCCTCTGCGGTGCTGGACGCTCAGACGGATTCCGAATGATCCGTTCCCGCCCTCTCCGTCACCGCTTTTCCTTCTCTGCGGCGCCGCTCTGCGCGTCCCTCCGGCCGGATGAACCGGAGTCCTTAGCACACGGATTCCGTCCATTTCCGGAACATCCAGCTCTTTTCTGGATGTTCCTCTCCTGCGGAGCCTTCCAGGTCCAATTCCCGGAAATCCGTACCTTTTCCCTCTCCCTCTGGTCGGAAAAATTCCGTCACCCCTGACGGAATTTTTCGGAATCCTTATTAGTTCTTGCAGCGCACGTCGGTGCCGAAGTACTTCGTGGACAGTTTGGCGTAGGTGCCGTTGCTCATGGCCTTGGCCAGCGCGGCGTTCAGTTCTTTCAGCAGGCCGGCGTTGCCCTTTTTCACGGCCATCCCGATGCGCTCGCTGAACAGCAGATCGCCCGCCACCAGTTTGCCCTTCTGGGCTTTGACGAGGTCCAGCCCTGTGAACTTGTCGCCCACCCAGGCGTCCACACGGCCGGCCATCAGCGCGGCCTGGGCGTCGGTGTCTTTGGGAAACGTCTTGACGTCCTTGACGCCGGCCACCTTGCGCACGTTCTCCAGGTAGGTGGTGCCCACCTGCACGGCCACCGTCTTGCCCTTCAGGTCAGCGGCTGTCTTGGGGCCGCCCACCTTGGAAACAATGGCGCCGCCGGTGCAGTAGTGGGGGTTGGCAAAGTCCACCGCCTTGGCACGCTCCGGGGTGATGCCGTGGCTGGCAATCACAAAGTCGTAGCGGTCCTGCTGCAGCCCAATGAGCAGGTTGTCGAAGGGCTGCGTCACCCACTGCACCTTCAGGCCCAGCTGCTTGGCCAGGGCCTCGGCCAGTTCCACTTCAAAGCCGGTCAGCTGCTTGCCCTTCAGGATGTTGAAGGGCGGGAACGCGCCTTCGGTGGCAATCTTGATGGTGCCGGACTGCTTGATGGCTTCCCAGGTGCGGGCCTGCGCACCGGAAGCGAGAAGGGTCAGGGCCGCGAGGGACAGCAGGGTCTTTTTCATGGGCACTCCTTGGTGGGGAAAAACCGTCTGGCCTGCGCGCGCGGCACAGGGGCATCTGGTCATGGGTGCGCCGATTCTAAAGCATTGCTTAGCGTGTGCGTGTTCCCCCGCCTGAAGTCACAGCCCAGCAGAGGCAGGCGCCGCCCAGAGAGCTCTCTGGGGCGGCGCCTGCCTGCGGCGTTGTGGCGCTTAGAAGGCGGTGGCGCTGACCGGGGTGGGCGCGTATTCGTAGCCCAGGCCCGGCGTGTCGGCCTGCCCCCGGGTGCCAGCGGGGGTGCCCCGGTCAATGGCGACTTCGGTGGTGGGGTCAAAGGCGTGCAGGCGGGTCTGGTCCACCACCAGCTCAATGCTGTCGCCGGGCATCACGTGGGCCTGGCCTTCCACCTTGGCGGTGATGTTCTGGCCCGCCACCTCAATGATCAGGTCGGTCTGGGCGCCCAGGGGCTCAACGACCACCACCTGCCCGCGCAGCACGTTGGCGCCGCGCGGGATATCGGTCATGCCCACCATGCCCAGGTGCTCGGGGCGAATGCCCATCAGCACGTCCTTGCCCTCATAGGGCTTGAGGCTCTGGGCGAGGCGCCCCATGGCCGAGACGCGGCTCTCGCCAATCACGAACTCGCCGTTCACGACCTTGCCCGACAGGAAGTTCATGGAGGGGCTGCCGATAAAGCCCGCCACGAACTTGTTCTGGGGGAAGTCATAGAGATTCATGGGCGTGTCCACCTGCATGATCACGCCGTCGCGCATCACCACAATGCGGTTGCCCAGCGTCATGGCTTCCACCTGGTCGTGGGTCACGTAGACAATCGTGGCGCCCAGGCGGCGGTGCAGCTGGGAAATCTGCGAGCGCATCTCCACACGCAGCTTGGCGTCCAGGTTGGAGAGCGGCTCGTCCATCAGGAACACTTTGGGCTCACGCACGATGGCGCGGCCCATCGCCACGCGCTGGCGCTGACCGCCCGAGAGTTCCTTGGGCTTGCGGCCCAGCAGGTGCTCAATCTGCAGAATCTTGGCGGCCTCGCGCACGCGCTTGTCAATTTCTGCCTTGGGGGTCTTGCGCAGCTTCAGGCCAAAGGCCATGTTCTCGTAGACGTTCATGTGGGGGTACAGCGCGTAGTTCTGAAAGACCATCGCAATATCGCGGTCCTTGGGCGGTACGTCGTTCACGACGCGGTCGCCAATCTTCAGAATGCCCTCGCTGATGTCTTCCAGGCCTGCGATCATGCGCAGGGTGGTAGACTTCCCGCAGCCGGACGGCCCCACGAACACCATGAACTCGCGGTCCTGAATGTGCAGGTTAAAGTCCTTCACCGCGTGGTGCTTGGTGCCGTAGCGCTTGTTGATGTGCTCCAGAACAACGTCTGCCATGTGTGCCTACCTTCGCCCCTGCTCTTATCCGGGAGTGGCGCCCTGCCCCCAGGAGAGGGGAGAGGACTGGTTCGGATAACCGGGGTACGTGAACGAGAATGCCCCTTGTTTCCACTGACGCCGCGCTGACACGCGCAGCTTACCACGCCCCCAAAGCCCGGCCATACGGGCAGGAACAGACAGGCCAGAGGTACAAAGAGCGCCAGCCCCAGGCCCTGAACGGAGCACCTGGAGCCGGCAAGAAGGGAATGGCGCAGACAGTTTTCGAGCGGTGCAGGGCAGCCGTTGTGAACACGTTGCCTGAGAGGTCAGCCCCGTCAACACCCTCGGCCGCGCCGCTCTGCACGTCCCATGCAAGGGAGAGGGGTAAAAACAGCGTGTTCGTCAAGCACCACCAGATAGCACTCCGAAACGGTTGTCAAATAAGGAGTTCACCAGCGGGATGGCACGCCCAAGGGCTTTTCCCACTTCCCACAACCCGCCCTTCAGTACGCCGCCCCCGCCCGCGTGACCATCAGCTTCACTTCGTGCGGGCTGGTGGCCGCCGCCAGCGCCTCGTCCATGGTGATCAGCGTGTTGCGGTACAGCTGCACCAGATGCTGGTCGAAGGTGTGCATGCCGCGAATGTTGTCCTCGATCAGGGCGTCCTTGATCAGCGGGGTCTTGTCCTCGTCCTTGATGTAGTCCTGAATCAGCGGTGTATTCAGCATGACTTCCAGGCCCAGCACGCGGCCCACGCCGTCGGCGCGGCGCAGCAGGCGCTGGCTGATGATCCCCACCAGGGACTCGGCCAGTTGCAGCCGCACCTGATCGCGCTCGTAGGGCGGGAAGAAGTCAATGATGCGGTTGACCGAGCGCACGGCGTCCTGCGTGTGCAGCGTGCTCAGCACGAGGTGGCCAGTCTGCGCCGCCGAGAGGGCCGCTTCCACCGTTTCCTTGTCGCGCATTTCCCCAATCATGATCACGTCGGGGTCCTGGCGCATGGCGTACTTCAGGGCGGTGCGGAAATCGCGGGTGTCACTGCCGACCTCGCGCTGCACCACGATGCTTT
It encodes the following:
- a CDS encoding ABC transporter substrate-binding protein; amino-acid sequence: MKKTLLSLAALTLLASGAQARTWEAIKQSGTIKIATEGAFPPFNILKGKQLTGFEVELAEALAKQLGLKVQWVTQPFDNLLIGLQQDRYDFVIASHGITPERAKAVDFANPHYCTGGAIVSKVGGPKTAADLKGKTVAVQVGTTYLENVRKVAGVKDVKTFPKDTDAQAALMAGRVDAWVGDKFTGLDLVKAQKGKLVAGDLLFSERIGMAVKKGNAGLLKELNAALAKAMSNGTYAKLSTKYFGTDVRCKN
- a CDS encoding ABC transporter ATP-binding protein, translating into MADVVLEHINKRYGTKHHAVKDFNLHIQDREFMVFVGPSGCGKSTTLRMIAGLEDISEGILKIGDRVVNDVPPKDRDIAMVFQNYALYPHMNVYENMAFGLKLRKTPKAEIDKRVREAAKILQIEHLLGRKPKELSGGQRQRVAMGRAIVREPKVFLMDEPLSNLDAKLRVEMRSQISQLHRRLGATIVYVTHDQVEAMTLGNRIVVMRDGVIMQVDTPMNLYDFPQNKFVAGFIGSPSMNFLSGKVVNGEFVIGESRVSAMGRLAQSLKPYEGKDVLMGIRPEHLGMVGMTDIPRGANVLRGQVVVVEPLGAQTDLIIEVAGQNITAKVEGQAHVMPGDSIELVVDQTRLHAFDPTTEVAIDRGTPAGTRGQADTPGLGYEYAPTPVSATAF
- a CDS encoding type IV pilus twitching motility protein PilT, which translates into the protein MTLDELLREMVSRRASDVHLQAGSPPMGRIDGQLVPFGTQPLMPPDTQLLAQALMSPDQWDDFTYRNELDLAYSVSGLGRFRCNVFRQRGAVGMVMRIVSDAIPGFEALGLPADVLRKLAENPRGLILVTGPTGSGKTTTLSSLIDHINRTYAYNIITVEDPIEILHKNKKSIVVQREVGSDTRDFRTALKYAMRQDPDVIMIGEMRDKETVEAALSAAQTGHLVLSTLHTQDAVRSVNRIIDFFPPYERDQVRLQLAESLVGIISQRLLRRADGVGRVLGLEVMLNTPLIQDYIKDEDKTPLIKDALIEDNIRGMHTFDQHLVQLYRNTLITMDEALAAATSPHEVKLMVTRAGAAY